The Gossypium arboreum isolate Shixiya-1 chromosome 4, ASM2569848v2, whole genome shotgun sequence DNA segment CCACCTCCCTTAAAGATTTCGTTCCAGTTTCCGTAAAACCATCATTGCAAATTTCAAAAGTAGAAAGATATCTTAATATTAGGCCATATTGATAGTGGGATTAGGAGATCGAAGCACAAAAATTTTGAAGCTTTGGGAATGACCTCAtaatttttgagattttttttttgagaGATCTAATTCTATAGATTTGAAGAGGAGGCTTTAGGCTTTACTTTGGTGGCTTTAATCGATAGTCTTGACATTAGAGAAGATGTTTGATGATCACAAAAATGGTTGTGAGAAGCGACTGTCGTAGGTAAGGAGAAGAAAGCATAAGGAAAACAAGGAAAATAAGGAGAAAAAAGAAGCGTCCCTTTGCATCATTCATTGACAGGACAGTGCTGGCCAATGGTGGTTCGACAGACCATGTGGCAACACCTTTAAGAAGGCTGCAACTAGGGTTTCTTGGTTAGAAGAGAGAAGATGggaaaaataagaaagaaagaaagaaaaagaaaattaaagataaaggaaataaaaaaaaaaggaaatgagagcatttcattcaatttaacagaGGAATGACCAATTTAGCGGCCgtgataaaaaataataaaaaaataagggTGACCAAATTAGAAACGACTTAATTTTAGAATGATTAATGGGGtagcttacttttttttttaaatgtaatagtAAGCAATTAAATGGTTTGTTCTTGTACTAAATACTCACAAGAAAAAAGAAATGATATGCAACAAATGGAGCAATgtctatattaatatttaaatatttgattGAATTGGTGTCACCACTAACCATGTCCCAACTTAATTAAGAAAAGTATAAAATACCTtttcatatataaataaataaattatattatcacGAGTGTATTTACCTTTTATACTTttaaaaaaccaataaaaattgCATATAgtaaaatttaaacacatatcaccaatatttataaaatattttctttaacacttcaagtaaaatttattttgatatttatatatatttcaatGTTATTACTCAAATTTTTCACTCTTATTGATTGTATGTATTGACAATATCATTGATTGAGTTGGTGCCACAAATCAACTCGATACCATTCGAAAAGAATAACGATaacattataaataattaaagtgtttaatattcttaatttaatatatttatctatttaaattttattttacttataatttaaattaattttatttaaattttatacatATTACATATTTATTAATTTCGAATATACTtattgaatattattttaaacacaCAATTACAAACATTAAATGTAATTTTAACACGCTTATGATAATAGAATTCTTAATATAACTTATATaagtttaaatatatatttgtaataCTAAGctacaaaatatatttttttaaaaatgaagaTAACTTTCTTGAGTTTGGATATCATAATTTGGACATCTCATAAATCTCGAGGTCTGCGGCTCAAAAGGTTTTGTTggaagtttaaaatttgttgattaTACTATATTTGGTTTACGCTACATTtcagaaggaaaaaaaaagacaTTTTTACTCTTGTAAAAAATGGAAGTCCCAAAATAAGAAAGCAAAACAATGATTTGTTAGTAAGGTTTTGAAAGGTTGAATTTCttccaacaaaaaaaaaaaaaagcatgaaaCTCGGTCAAACAAATTGTTGATCTGCCTTGTTTCTCTTGTTACCATTTATTTAAACCCCATTTCTCGATATCATCAGATCATTCATTAGCATCGCAGTTTTCTTTTCTCTAATTTATCTTAGAGAAACTACTGCATTTCTTTTGAATCACTTGATTCCCTCTTCTTTTTTTATATCAATCAACCAAAGTAAAACAAGCCTAAACCTACCGATACCCAAAGAAAGATGGCCCGCCAAGTTATCGTTGTTGCCCTTATTTTCATGGCTGTTGTTGGCGCATTTGTTGCCGACGCAGCACCCTCACCAGCCCCTTCACAAGCCCCTTCTTCCTCACCTTCTGGAGCTCCTGCTGGTGGCCCCATCAGCGCTAGCCCTAGCGAGGGCCCCTCTGCTGAAGGATCCGAGGCTGAAGGACCCGATGCTGAAGGACCCGATGCTGAAGGACCCGATGCCGATGGACCCGATGCTGAAGGACCCGAAGGTGATGACGTTGACTATACTGAATAAATAATTTTTGCAGTTACGATAACCCACTGTTTTAAGTTTTCAAGTATTTATTTATACCATGTTTTGACATGGAGCTTGAAAGCATGTAACTAAACTACTCTGTATCCTTACTACTTTTGGACCACGAGCAAGCAAGTTAATTTTATCTATATATGCTCTTTGCATTTCCTTGTTGATTCATAGGTTCAAGCTAGATAAATTTTTgaatatcaaagaaataacttatATAATAATTATCCGCATCTTAATTCATGATGAAAATTTTCATCTTGAATTCTTGGATAATCATATGACAAAAACTATTTAGGATTAGAGCAATTACATCTCCTTGTTAAGTTGTGTTGGTACAATATAAAACAAAGGAGGAGGATAAGGTGGCGCTATGGAGGCCGGTTCACCTATAAAGGTCGATAGTCGGAACAATAACAAGAGAATAGGTTGGTTGAGAGGGCAAATGTTCAGAGTAACCTTAAGATGATCAAAGGTCGATCCCCTGTTCAATGCTTTCTAAGGTATTTACAGGAAAGCTCTCCTTGTCCATTGGTATGACTTTGGCTAGATAAGCATTCGGAATAGATAATCATAGTCGCAAATTATGGGATTCTATCAATATGAGGTAGTCAAACCGAAATAGAATCCTTATTATCTTGGAAGTGTGTTCGCATTATGATAGTGTTCTCCTTTAAGCCTGAGTGGTAGGCTCCGTTTGAAGTGGGATAGGTGGCTAGGCTGAAAATGTCAATATAGAGTCAACCATGCCTCTTATGTTGATGCATGTTATAACGCCCTGTTCCCGGTCCAATTGCCAAAATTGAGCCATAAGAGGTTACCATGTGAAACTCACATAACATACACATACTTCAAACATACATGGTAAACCATGCCATGGACTAATAGGTGGTGGGTTGATCCTGCGGGACGTTTATCTaagctgtcgaaactatttttaaatcgagttttggaaaatgggaatcgactttaagaaaaacgaaaacgggagtcaccaccaatctttttaggtgtgattggatcaccaataaattattagttttggtctacgaaataaaaag contains these protein-coding regions:
- the LOC108465855 gene encoding classical arabinogalactan protein 11-like; protein product: MARQVIVVALIFMAVVGAFVADAAPSPAPSQAPSSSPSGAPAGGPISASPSEGPSAEGSEAEGPDAEGPDAEGPDADGPDAEGPEG